The following coding sequences are from one Paenibacillus sp. FSL R5-0912 window:
- the tkt gene encoding transketolase, whose product MTEQAKKDQAIHKEENSTVDNLAITTIRTLAIDAIEKANSGHPGMPMGSAPMGYQLFAKTMNHNPDHPTWVNRDRFVLSAGHGSMLLYSLLHLSGYDLPMEELKQFRQWGSLTPGHPEFGHTAGVDATTGPLGQGIGMAVGMAMAEAQLGATYNKDEHNVIDHYTYAICGDGDLMEGISSESASLAGHLKLGKLIVMYDSNDISLDGKLNLAFSENVAKRFEAYGWQVLRVEDGNDLPALSKALAEAQADSSKPTLIEVKTVIGYGSPNKQGKGGHGGTHGSPLGADEAKLTKDFYKWVYEEDFFVPDEVRASFAEVKAKGIAANKAWDEKFAAYKQAYPELAAQLETALSGELPAGWDANLPFYKAEDKAVSTRVASGSALNGLTAGIPQLVGGSADLESSTMTHLNGLSQFTSESYDGRNIYFGVREFGMAAAMNGIALHSGLKVFGGTFFVFTDYLRPAVRLASIMKLPVTYVLTHDSIAVGEDGPTHEPIEQLASLRIIPGLTVLRPADGNETSAAWAYAMENTSNPVALVLTRQNLPILPGTVEGVRDNIKRGGYVVSDSKNGTPQAQIIATGSEVQLAVKAQAALAEEGIDVRVISLPSWDLFEKQDKAYRDSVILPEVKARLAIEMAQTFGWERYTGDQGDILGITTFGASAPGDTVIREYGFTVENVVSRVKALL is encoded by the coding sequence ATGACTGAACAAGCAAAAAAAGATCAAGCCATTCATAAAGAAGAAAACTCGACGGTGGACAACCTGGCCATCACTACGATCCGTACCCTTGCTATTGATGCGATTGAAAAAGCAAATTCCGGTCATCCAGGCATGCCAATGGGTTCTGCACCCATGGGATACCAGTTGTTCGCCAAGACGATGAATCATAACCCGGATCACCCGACTTGGGTAAACCGTGACCGGTTTGTATTGTCCGCCGGTCATGGCTCCATGCTGCTCTACAGCTTGCTCCACCTGAGCGGTTATGATCTGCCGATGGAAGAATTGAAGCAGTTCCGTCAATGGGGCAGCTTGACACCGGGACATCCGGAGTTCGGCCACACTGCAGGTGTAGACGCGACAACCGGTCCGCTTGGACAAGGTATCGGTATGGCTGTAGGTATGGCGATGGCTGAAGCGCAGCTGGGTGCTACTTACAATAAAGACGAACATAATGTAATCGACCATTATACGTATGCGATCTGTGGCGATGGCGACTTGATGGAAGGGATCTCTTCCGAGTCCGCTTCGCTTGCCGGCCATTTGAAGCTGGGCAAACTGATTGTAATGTATGATTCCAATGATATTTCCCTCGATGGCAAGCTAAACCTTGCGTTCTCCGAGAATGTGGCTAAACGTTTCGAAGCTTACGGCTGGCAGGTTCTGCGCGTAGAAGACGGCAACGATCTTCCTGCACTCAGTAAGGCTCTTGCTGAAGCTCAAGCAGACAGCAGCAAACCGACGCTGATCGAAGTGAAGACCGTTATCGGCTACGGCAGCCCGAATAAACAAGGTAAAGGCGGCCACGGCGGTACTCACGGCTCCCCGCTGGGTGCCGATGAGGCGAAGCTTACGAAGGACTTCTACAAATGGGTATATGAAGAAGATTTCTTTGTTCCGGACGAAGTGCGCGCCAGCTTTGCTGAAGTGAAGGCTAAAGGAATCGCGGCTAACAAAGCATGGGATGAGAAATTTGCAGCTTACAAACAAGCTTACCCTGAGCTTGCTGCACAGCTCGAAACTGCACTTAGTGGTGAGCTTCCAGCAGGCTGGGATGCCAATCTTCCATTCTACAAAGCAGAAGACAAAGCAGTGTCCACGCGTGTAGCTTCCGGTAGTGCACTGAACGGTCTGACTGCCGGTATCCCGCAGCTGGTTGGGGGTTCCGCTGACCTTGAGAGTTCGACAATGACTCACTTGAACGGTCTGTCCCAGTTCACTTCTGAATCGTATGACGGCCGTAATATCTACTTCGGCGTCCGCGAATTCGGTATGGCTGCGGCCATGAACGGGATTGCGCTGCACAGCGGGCTCAAAGTATTCGGAGGTACGTTCTTCGTATTCACAGATTACCTGCGTCCGGCTGTCCGCCTGGCTTCCATCATGAAGCTGCCGGTAACCTACGTGCTTACACATGACAGTATCGCTGTCGGTGAAGACGGTCCTACCCATGAGCCGATTGAACAGCTCGCGTCCCTGCGCATTATTCCAGGCCTTACTGTGCTTCGTCCGGCTGACGGCAACGAAACTTCGGCAGCTTGGGCTTATGCTATGGAGAACACGTCCAATCCGGTAGCACTGGTACTGACCCGTCAGAACCTGCCGATCCTGCCAGGAACTGTTGAAGGCGTACGCGATAACATCAAACGCGGCGGCTATGTAGTTTCTGATTCCAAGAACGGTACCCCGCAGGCACAGATTATTGCTACAGGCTCTGAAGTACAGCTGGCTGTTAAGGCTCAGGCTGCTCTTGCCGAAGAAGGCATTGATGTCCGTGTAATCAGCTTGCCGAGCTGGGATCTGTTTGAGAAACAGGACAAGGCTTACCGTGATTCCGTAATTCTGCCTGAAGTAAAGGCCCGTCTGGCGATTGAAATGGCGCAAACCTTCGGCTGGGAACGTTATACAGGCGATCAAGGCGACATTCTGGGGATCACTACCTTCGGCGCTTCCGCCCCTGGCGACACAGTAATCAGAGAGTATGGCTTCACCGTGGAAAATGTAGTCAGCCGCGTGAAAGCCCTGCTATAA
- the ppnP gene encoding pyrimidine/purine nucleoside phosphorylase — translation MSQFTGATIKKAANIYYDGKVTSRTVTLEDGTKVTLGIMLPGVYEFGTEGPETMEILSGNLKVLLPGTDVWKDIDGTETFHVPGNSKFALEVFALTDYCCSYPIV, via the coding sequence ATGAGTCAGTTTACGGGCGCGACAATTAAAAAAGCAGCGAACATCTATTACGACGGAAAAGTTACCAGCCGTACAGTTACTTTAGAGGACGGTACTAAGGTGACACTCGGTATTATGCTGCCTGGAGTATACGAATTCGGCACAGAAGGTCCAGAGACGATGGAAATCCTCTCCGGCAACCTTAAAGTACTGCTTCCCGGTACTGACGTGTGGAAGGACATCGACGGAACAGAAACGTTCCATGTTCCCGGCAACTCCAAGTTTGCGCTGGAAGTCTTCGCATTAACTGATTATTGCTGTTCTTACCCGATTGTGTAA
- a CDS encoding ABC transporter permease, producing MIAEGKIYFKYLRMHLLSGMEYKGWWLMLIQVLTVVVSDPIATVLLFSRFGNIGEWTVAHIILVYSLAVASFGLAESLCRGFDYFPWHLLRSGDFDRLLLRPRSLFVQVAASRFHLHRLVRPVTGICAAGWALGELGVSLTPGRLGILALALTGGCLMYCGVFVLTSGLAFFTIKGLDWIYLLTNASYQITRCPEPYMPRALKSVFSFVLPMLFISFYPAATVCGWDYPKWLGFLSLPAGAAFLGLSLLIWRIGVRHYKSTGS from the coding sequence ATGATTGCTGAAGGTAAAATCTATTTCAAATATTTACGGATGCATCTGCTGTCCGGCATGGAATATAAGGGCTGGTGGCTAATGCTGATTCAGGTACTAACCGTTGTGGTCTCTGATCCCATTGCCACCGTCCTGCTGTTCTCCCGCTTTGGCAATATCGGTGAATGGACCGTTGCCCATATCATCCTCGTGTACTCACTGGCTGTAGCTTCCTTCGGACTCGCCGAGAGCCTCTGCCGCGGCTTTGATTATTTCCCGTGGCATCTGCTGCGCTCCGGAGATTTCGACCGGCTGCTGCTCCGTCCACGTTCTCTGTTCGTCCAGGTTGCCGCCTCCAGATTCCATCTGCACCGGCTGGTCCGGCCTGTCACCGGAATCTGTGCGGCAGGTTGGGCGCTCGGGGAGCTGGGCGTCTCCCTGACGCCGGGCAGGCTCGGAATTCTGGCGCTGGCGCTGACAGGAGGCTGCTTGATGTACTGCGGAGTATTCGTTCTGACCTCAGGGCTTGCTTTCTTCACTATTAAAGGTCTCGACTGGATTTATCTGCTGACCAATGCAAGCTACCAGATTACCCGCTGCCCGGAGCCATACATGCCACGGGCACTGAAATCGGTGTTTAGCTTTGTGTTGCCGATGCTGTTCATCAGCTTCTATCCGGCAGCTACAGTATGCGGCTGGGACTATCCTAAGTGGCTCGGCTTCCTCTCACTTCCCGCCGGAGCTGCCTTCCTCGGACTCTCTCTGCTGATCTGGCGCATAGGTGTGAGGCATTACAAAAGCACGGGGAGCTGA
- a CDS encoding ABC transporter permease, translating into MNFRNTCRACGSLFRIRMAEGLQYRISALSGMMVGVFWALMECVLFTVFYTYSENGSWNNNGLRLPQTISYVWLAQGLFVLQSMSIDSEILGKINNGDVGIELCRPMNLYTHWFVKSSAGKLGTSWIRGLSTVFVGLLMPAGYALGGPASITALFCFLLSVVMAFVLCSAFAMLVTAIRLNITWGDGPTYMLLLVSSILSGTYLPLRLWPEFMQTFLYLQPFGGFADIPLQLYVGTMAPSAALPGIGLQFFWSMLFIAAGRIIMKRRLNSIIVQGG; encoded by the coding sequence ATGAATTTCAGAAATACATGCCGGGCCTGTGGCTCCCTCTTCCGGATCAGAATGGCCGAGGGGCTCCAATACCGCATATCAGCACTATCAGGCATGATGGTCGGCGTGTTCTGGGCGCTTATGGAATGTGTGCTGTTCACCGTGTTCTATACATACAGCGAGAACGGCTCTTGGAACAATAACGGGCTGAGACTTCCGCAAACGATATCTTATGTGTGGCTGGCCCAGGGGCTGTTTGTGCTGCAGAGTATGAGCATCGACAGTGAGATTTTGGGCAAAATCAACAACGGCGACGTCGGGATCGAGTTATGCCGGCCAATGAACCTGTATACCCACTGGTTTGTCAAAAGCTCTGCCGGCAAGCTCGGCACCTCTTGGATTCGGGGCCTGTCCACCGTGTTTGTGGGTCTTCTGATGCCTGCAGGATATGCACTGGGTGGGCCAGCCTCAATAACTGCACTGTTCTGTTTTCTTCTCTCGGTAGTCATGGCGTTTGTGCTTTGCTCGGCCTTTGCCATGCTTGTGACCGCTATCCGTTTAAACATTACTTGGGGGGACGGGCCGACCTATATGCTTTTACTAGTGAGCAGTATCTTGTCCGGCACCTATCTCCCCCTGCGGCTCTGGCCTGAATTCATGCAGACCTTCCTGTACCTTCAGCCGTTTGGAGGGTTCGCAGATATCCCGTTGCAGTTGTATGTAGGAACCATGGCTCCGTCCGCCGCGCTGCCCGGCATAGGGCTTCAGTTCTTCTGGAGCATGCTCTTCATTGCGGCGGGCCGGATCATAATGAAACGTAGACTGAACAGCATTATCGTCCAGGGAGGGTGA
- a CDS encoding ABC transporter ATP-binding protein, whose protein sequence is MQIRLRDIRKSFKVYKRPEGKWGLLKGAFMRNVTKVEALGGIGFDIAEGELVGYIGPNGAGKSTSVKVMSGILTPDSGECTILGKVPWKHRVDHVSKIGVVFGQRSQLWWDVPVADSFDVLKDIYAIPPGDYRLRLSELTATLGVETLLRIPVRQLSLGQRMRCELVAALLHRPRILFLDEPTIGLDAVSKLALRNFLKAENRQHGVTMLLTTHDMDDIEALCERVMVIGHGQLLYDGKLAGLQEKYAPEVVMKVNTDAMIAAMYNDLALT, encoded by the coding sequence ATGCAAATCAGACTCAGAGATATCCGCAAAAGCTTTAAAGTCTATAAACGGCCCGAAGGAAAATGGGGGCTGCTGAAAGGAGCCTTTATGAGGAATGTGACAAAGGTAGAGGCACTCGGCGGAATCGGTTTTGACATTGCTGAAGGCGAGCTGGTGGGTTACATCGGCCCTAACGGTGCAGGTAAATCCACCTCCGTCAAGGTGATGAGCGGTATCCTGACGCCGGACAGCGGAGAATGCACCATTTTAGGCAAAGTTCCCTGGAAGCACCGCGTAGATCATGTATCCAAGATCGGCGTTGTCTTCGGCCAGCGCTCTCAGCTTTGGTGGGATGTACCTGTGGCTGATTCCTTTGATGTGCTGAAGGATATTTATGCGATTCCCCCCGGAGACTACAGGCTGAGACTTTCGGAGTTAACAGCAACTCTTGGTGTGGAAACACTATTAAGGATACCGGTGAGACAACTATCGCTGGGGCAGCGGATGCGTTGTGAACTGGTGGCGGCGCTCCTGCACCGGCCGAGAATTCTGTTTCTGGATGAGCCAACCATAGGACTCGATGCGGTATCGAAGCTCGCACTGCGCAATTTTTTAAAGGCAGAGAACCGCCAGCACGGGGTTACGATGCTGCTGACCACTCACGACATGGATGACATTGAGGCCTTATGCGAGCGGGTCATGGTGATTGGGCACGGCCAACTGCTCTATGACGGAAAACTCGCCGGTCTACAAGAGAAATATGCACCTGAGGTCGTTATGAAGGTCAACACAGATGCGATGATTGCTGCCATGTACAATGATTTGGCTTTGACTTAA
- a CDS encoding GNAT family N-acetyltransferase — translation MLSIELAQPQDSSALADVQKRTFDEDARRYQNKEEDGPPGYDSVTWQAEQMNKSHYYKFLKGSQIIGGMIIIPVSEEECHLGRIFIDPLYQNQGLGHEAFHFLYASYPAAKKWTLDTPSWAVRNHYFYQKHGFVRTGEIQDIENNESIWEYERITAE, via the coding sequence ATGCTATCCATTGAATTAGCCCAACCGCAAGATTCTTCAGCATTGGCTGATGTACAGAAAAGAACATTCGATGAAGATGCACGGCGTTATCAGAACAAAGAAGAAGACGGGCCTCCCGGCTACGATTCCGTGACCTGGCAGGCAGAGCAGATGAACAAGAGCCATTATTATAAATTCCTGAAAGGCAGCCAGATTATCGGCGGAATGATTATCATCCCGGTAAGTGAAGAGGAGTGCCATTTGGGCCGGATCTTCATCGATCCGCTGTATCAGAATCAGGGTCTCGGGCATGAGGCATTTCATTTCCTGTATGCAAGCTATCCTGCGGCGAAGAAATGGACACTGGATACACCTTCCTGGGCAGTCCGGAATCATTACTTCTATCAGAAGCACGGATTCGTCCGGACTGGAGAAATTCAGGACATTGAGAACAATGAGAGCATCTGGGAATATGAGCGGATTACCGCGGAATGA
- a CDS encoding NAD(P)-dependent oxidoreductase produces MKQIGFIGLGTMGAPMASNLLRSGFEVTVYNRTAEKCRPLEQEGAKVAATPQAAAEGKNVIITMISNDDSIREVFYGDNGILATLQPGTTVVDSSTISPGLAKEIAAAVEERGGSFLDAPVTGSKPAAIEGTLVFMVGGSAAVIEEHRDIFDSMGRLLLHMGANGSGAVAKLAHNAMVGIHNVALAEGFSIAVKSGVPADKFLELVKNGSAGSKQAELKGQKIIDNDFSNQFSLALMLKDLKLASSLSDSTGVPSPMLGVAKSMFQAGFNHGYGDEDLSAVVKSYEDWIGQKIGGATGKE; encoded by the coding sequence ATGAAACAGATCGGCTTTATCGGACTCGGAACGATGGGAGCGCCTATGGCGTCTAACCTGCTGCGCAGCGGCTTTGAGGTTACGGTGTACAACCGCACAGCAGAGAAATGCAGACCTCTGGAGCAGGAAGGCGCGAAGGTTGCCGCAACTCCGCAGGCTGCGGCTGAAGGCAAGAATGTTATTATCACCATGATCAGTAATGATGATTCGATCCGGGAAGTATTCTACGGTGATAACGGTATTCTGGCTACCCTTCAACCGGGAACCACCGTTGTGGATTCCAGCACCATCTCGCCCGGGCTTGCGAAGGAAATTGCCGCAGCCGTGGAAGAACGGGGCGGAAGCTTCCTCGATGCTCCGGTAACTGGCAGCAAACCTGCGGCTATCGAAGGCACACTGGTCTTCATGGTTGGCGGCAGCGCCGCTGTGATTGAAGAGCACCGTGATATCTTCGACTCCATGGGCAGACTGCTGCTGCATATGGGTGCTAACGGCAGCGGTGCCGTAGCCAAGCTCGCTCACAATGCCATGGTCGGCATTCATAATGTCGCACTCGCCGAAGGCTTCTCCATTGCCGTGAAATCAGGTGTTCCCGCAGATAAGTTCCTCGAGCTGGTGAAGAACGGATCGGCAGGTAGCAAGCAGGCTGAGCTGAAGGGACAGAAGATTATTGATAATGATTTCAGCAACCAGTTCTCCCTTGCCCTGATGCTCAAGGATCTCAAGCTGGCATCCTCGCTCAGCGATTCCACCGGCGTACCTTCCCCTATGCTTGGTGTCGCCAAAAGTATGTTCCAGGCGGGCTTCAATCACGGCTACGGGGATGAGGACCTGTCTGCTGTGGTGAAATCTTACGAAGACTGGATCGGCCAGAAGATCGGCGGCGCAACCGGCAAGGAATAA